acgataatttacaAACATTCATGCATGAATTTTATAAACTTACGTAGAAGAAAGACCTTGATTATCTAGAAAAAGAGATGCGCTATGATTGAAACTTGCATAAGCTTTATCCAATCCAATTTCAAGGTTGTTTTCATCAACAATAAGAACCATCATAGCTATGAGAAGATAAGCAAATCCAGTTACAATACATGTAGACCTTTCACCTATACTCTCCTCTCCCTTAAAGTATTGCACCCAAAGAGAAAGTAACActttactaaatattaaataaggaACATACTTTTTGAAGAGATCTATGtgctattataataatataaatcaaCTATAAAAAGGATACAATGCAAAACCCAGAACTAGTGAGCACCAAAGCATGCTTAGATTAATTTCATCTTTGAttggatataaataattatatatctgTGAAATGGCAAATAAATACAACTACAAATTATCAATGGAAATACAGGTATGGAGGAAAAGAAGGTATAATTACCAACCTCTGTCATGATATAAACTGCAGTAGCATAGATAGAAAAGTCCAATAACCACTGACACtctgtataatattttaaatgcaCTACATCTAACATAGTTATCTTAGCACTCTCAAGGGTGATATCCAAATTTCTAGGAACATGAAAAACATCTCCAACCTTCCCATTCTCAGTATGTTTACCTTTCTTGGGTTTCTCTTTAGGCACACCAGCAAGAGTTCTAAGCTGTTGATCAGTTGGATACAAGTAACGTGTCAACCTATTAGTTATAATATCTTTCGTTAATTCTAGATATCATATATAGTCAATATTCTCATTATTTAAAGAATTACCCAGTAGAACATAAAATCCATCTTGCCAAAGAAAAATGTGGAGTTACTTTTTGGATAACACTGACCATAATCAGTGTTATAACTAATTGAGCACCTAAGAGAGCCTAAAACATTcaattattttgaatataaaatctttacatatttcttaaatgttgtataattacatataaattACCATGATTGAAtagaagaaaattgaaaataaaggtGGAATCACCGAtctcacaaaagtatttgtTCCATCACGGAATTTGCAATTTCTTGgtaaattgttaattaatgctGAAAGACACAGCAATGAATTATCTTATGTTTAACGAGGTTAATGTGCACTCGACCATTTTAAATGGCACATAATGGAATAGTTCATTTTATAAATAGTTGTAACCCCAAAAAACCGAAAACATCATAATCCCTTGCATATGATATGAGGTTATTTCCAGCTTCACCTATTCTATCTATAGAAAGGGACAGTTTGGTCTGTGTTCGACGGTAGTAAGAACATCTAGCGGAGGAGCACCGAAATATATTAACGTTACCAAATCGGTCAGGACCGAATCGAACTTGTGCAATCACTAATACCCGCAGGTGAACACGAATTATGTAAATTGTTTGGAGGAAATGCTGGTCCCACGATAACATAAACTAGAAAATGAGTAATCAAAAATGAGGAAATACTTAATAGCAGTTTTATGTATAAATACCAATGTACAAATAACAATTTTACGTACAAGTACCTGACATATTTCACGTATCTCTATTTAACTAAAAAACATCAAATTAAACGCTAATTGAATGatcaattttgtatatttttttacgAAACTTGATCTTTTTTTAGCAAATGTCAATGGTACATTGTCAATATTTATGCACTTTTGCTGATCGACATCATCGTATTAATGCGAAACAATAACACCATCAATTATCGATCTACGTATGTTTTCAGGAACTGATGCGATCTTACGTCTTGGAATTTCCATTCAAttgattacgtaataacataattaTAAATAGACGATCTTTTGTTGAATTTATCATTTACATACGTCGATTATATGATTCATATcgcattaaatttattaaaagaagATCGCAGAAATTAATTACGTATTGCGTATTTTTTTACGATGTCGAATTACTTTGATCGATAAGTTACcgtttttttatattaaaataaaatactctGTATCACAcaattacttttaaaaatacattttcacAGTATAATGCAATTAATTTGACACATGTAGGGGCGCGTCAAACGGAAGTCTTATTTAGATCAAAAATACGCGCGAACCGTTCGTTTGGAGGAATAAAAGAAGCGGAGAAGCTGCTGATATAAAGAGAGACCATCGATTTGTGCGATCAAATGTGAACAAGTGTTTGCCGACTGCAGACTGCGTACAAGATTCGTAAGTGTTTGCGCATATGTACTTACATAcagttttataatattttcaattctTTCTTTAAACGAAAGAGGAGGAAAGCGAACAGGAAAAACTGGTGTTCGCGATTAAAAAGTATTTTAGATTAATTAAACGTGATTACGAATGATTGTATTcgtaaacgtaacactatagactCGCTATCTTTGAAGTTTGTAAAAAATACTTTGTTCATTGCTGCTTTGTCCACTACTTTTGTAAAAACACTGTGATCCACTGAAATTTTAAACACAACTATTTAActaaattaattttcttattaaaattttctattataattGTATACAATTCTTGTACAGTAGTATTTGTAGTAACTGTTTACTCTATATGAAATTTTTACGATATTGCCGATAtatttgtacgatattttaattgtcTCGAGTGCAATTTAACGAATTCCAATTCCATTGTTATTCTGATTTCTAATTTCAAATCATTCACAACTTCATGCTTCGAGTCTTGACACATCACGATAGCTGTGAACAATTTAGTTTATTACACTATTCACAGAAATTGTGTAATTTATAGTGATATATTATCACGAATGAAAGAAAGTTGAAGGTCGCGGTAATCAAATAACATAATGCGATATCTCTGGAACATCGAATTTAAGACAAGTATTAAATACAGTTTTGAATACTGCATCCTCTATCTATATTTTAACTTTACGATCAACGCGTGACTATCGTGACTAATCGTGAAATTCTGACAAAGATAGCTCCATATAAGACAATcctatgtaacgttatttccGTAACTTCCTAAGATATATTATTCAAAACAATatctaaaattgtaaaattaaatcGTGCATGAAGAATGAAAAAAGATATCGCGTTAAAATAATAGGTACGGTCGATCCTAcagataattatttttattaaattatatgtggcttgtatataatattgaaattattgtgaataataaaaaaaaaaggaaatgcgTTTTCGTTGCAGGAGTCAGCGAGCAAAAATAACAATGATGACGCCAATTTTTGTGATTTCTGTTTTTTTATTCGCATTGACATGTCCCTGCAACGCGCAAGCTGATAAATCGGATTATATACGTTGTCAGAGCAATGCAGAGTGTCAACCAGGCTATTGTTGTACCATAGGTATTTATTGCTTTTCAATAAGATGTTAATAAACTAATCAAAGGTAATTATTAGTTTAAGAAAAAGGAATGTTAGTGATCAACGTGTAATTCTAGGGCCAATGAGGTATAGTTTACCACAATGTAAAGCTATGCAAAAAGAGGGAGAAGTTTGTAGACCAGGTAACGTTTCAACGCTTAACGTGACCCTTGGATATCCAGATGGTTCTGAATTGACATTAAAGGATGTCTATTACATCTTTTGTCCTTGCGCCGACGGACTATCGTGCGATATCAAAGAAGGTGTTTGCAACAAATTAAGCGAAAAACGTGATCCAAATTGATTATCCgatgaaaatgaaaaacaaGATGGCTAATACAAAACTAAAAGGAAATATGCAATCGTTTATTATGAAGAATGACAGCAAAGAGTTGACTATAGTGAATGGTGATAACAAACAACCAAATTATGGGAAAACCCGACTCGTAGATTGTCATAAattgtataattaaattatgtACCAAAGGactaaattatttttctaattaaaacTTATTGATAATTTGACATTTCTTTAATAAGTGTaatcataaaaaaaataattttaaacaatttaaatAATAGTATTATTAGTACAACTAAAATTGTTTTAAGTACCTTAATGTAAGAAtgttgaataaaaataaaatatgtatgcaTTTTAGTAAATTTTGATACATAATACCAGAGAGGAATATCCTCTCTGATAATACTACTTATTTCTTGATCGTGAAATCTTCTTAATCGACGGTAGCAGACGATAGCAACATTTAGTGTACGATCTTAGACATAGGGTTGGCTATCTTTATTACGTTATGACAGTGACAAAGATTTTTCaatgttattaaatttattataattgataatcgaatatattattttgttactttgtttttatataaatagaagaaaatattgaaaaaatattatattttgcgTTATGGACAGTCAAGTGTGCAGAGATGGTAGATTATTAGATTTGATTGACGAGATCTGGCATAAAGAACGTTTGCCTATTGACGATATTGTAGTGCCAAATCAAGAATTACCTGATCCTGAAAGTGACAACGGTGATTCTCATATGACACTAAAGGAATTAGAACAAAAGTGGAATAATCTAGCTTTAGGAACTCTCAGTGAGAACCATTTACATTCACCAACGCCGTCTCATAATTAAATATAGGTAATAacttattatatacatataacgacTGGACACAAGTAACAcactaataatttatttaaattatttttctgctATAGTGTACGTATTGTACGTTTCTTGTATTATAGATTTAAAAATGGAGTTTCCAAATGTTGGGGAGAGATGTTCAATCAAAGATTGCaaacaattaaattttttacCATTTGAATGCAATCATTGCCATGACTTATTTTGCAAGGAGCATTTTCATATAGGTTCTCATAAGTGTCTAGGTTTGAAAGATAAGATCACATACACCAAAATAAGGGCACCAAATTATACATGTTCAGATGAATCGTGCAAAGAAACTTCACCCATCGAAATGCAATGCATCAAATGTAAGAAACACTTTTGTCTACAACATAGATATCATGGCTGCTTGGAATATACTAATGAAGAAAAAACAACAAAGTTGAAAAAATGGCAAATTCCAAAAAAACAATTTGCTGAAGCAAAAGCTATAGTAGATCAAGAAATTTCAGATACTTTGAAGAAATCCAAAAATACTACAATGGCCAATAAAGTATGTTATATCATTTAAATAGttaacaaaagatattacatatttgtatatttaattattatttaattaggTAAGACTTATGCGTGTAAAGGGTTCTGCTGTTGGTTCAAAAAATGTACCAGTAAATGAAAGATGTTATTTTCTTGTATATCCCCCAACTAC
This sequence is a window from Bombus affinis isolate iyBomAffi1 chromosome 14, iyBomAffi1.2, whole genome shotgun sequence. Protein-coding genes within it:
- the LOC126924195 gene encoding astakine-like isoform X2; the encoded protein is MMTPIFVISVFLFALTCPCNAQADKSDYIRCQSNAECQPGYCCTIGPMRYSLPQCKAMQKEGEVCRPGNVSTLNVTLGYPDGSELTLKDVYYIFCPCADGLSCDIKEGVCNKLSEKRDPN
- the LOC126924185 gene encoding AN1-type zinc finger protein 1-like, whose product is MEFPNVGERCSIKDCKQLNFLPFECNHCHDLFCKEHFHIGSHKCLGLKDKITYTKIRAPNYTCSDESCKETSPIEMQCIKCKKHFCLQHRYHGCLEYTNEEKTTKLKKWQIPKKQFAEAKAIVDQEISDTLKKSKNTTMANKVRLMRVKGSAVGSKNVPVNERCYFLVYPPTTISNKHIGPSKGIYVNMNWTIGKAIDSIADILKVSNNNNVAGASKLQLFHHITGTQICNEMDTPLIKLLENSELTDGQSVILEYSDSMFVDTTLYK
- the LOC126924195 gene encoding astakine-like isoform X1 yields the protein MRFRCRSQRAKITMMTPIFVISVFLFALTCPCNAQADKSDYIRCQSNAECQPGYCCTIGPMRYSLPQCKAMQKEGEVCRPGNVSTLNVTLGYPDGSELTLKDVYYIFCPCADGLSCDIKEGVCNKLSEKRDPN